The following nucleotide sequence is from Candidatus Methylomirabilota bacterium.
GCCCTGCGGCTCGCACAGCCGTCACGACTCGCTCATGGCCCGCAGTGACTCGCCGCGGATCTCACTCCAGAGCTTGGCCCGCAACGTCACCAGCTCGGGCGAGTCCATCGCGCGGGGATACCCGAGCGGCAGCTCGAGCACACTCTTGATCCGCCCGGGGCGGGCGGTCATGACCACCACGCGCGTCGACAGCGCGAGCGCCTCGTGCAGGCTATGGGTGACGAAGATCACGGTCTTCTTCGTCCGGCGCCAGATGTCGAGCAGCCACTCGCCCATGAGCACGCGCGTTTGCTCGTCCAGCGCCCCGAAGGGCTCGTCCATGAGGAGGATCTTCGTGTCGATGGCCAGCGCGCGCCCGATGGCCACACGCTGCTTCATGCCCCCGGAGAGCTCGCGCGGGTACTTGTCGGCAAAGCCGCGGAGGCCCAGCGGGCCGAGCAGCTCGGTAGCCACCGCGCGGCGCCGCCCGCGATCCCCGCCCTGGAGCTCCAGGCCGAACTCGACGTTCTCGAGCGCCGTGCGCCAGGGGAAGAGGCCGGGGTCCTGGAAGACGGTGGCGACGCGGCGGGGGTCGGGCCCGGTGACCGGCTGCCCCTCGATCAGCACGCGGCCGCCGTCGGGGCCGACCAGGCCCGCCAGCATTCCGAGGAGCGTCGATTTGCCGCAGCCCGAGGGCCCGATGA
It contains:
- a CDS encoding ABC transporter ATP-binding protein, whose translation is MSVADAELIRIDGVAKRYRTASGVVDALGDVSLAVREGQFCTIIGPSGCGKSTLLGMLAGLVGPDGGRVLIEGQPVTGPDPRRVATVFQDPGLFPWRTALENVEFGLELQGGDRGRRRAVATELLGPLGLRGFADKYPRELSGGMKQRVAIGRALAIDTKILLMDEPFGALDEQTRVLMGEWLLDIWRRTKKTVIFVTHSLHEALALSTRVVVMTARPGRIKSVLELPLGYPRAMDSPELVTLRAKLWSEIRGESLRAMSES